In a single window of the Drosophila albomicans strain 15112-1751.03 chromosome 3, ASM965048v2, whole genome shotgun sequence genome:
- the LOC117570743 gene encoding uncharacterized protein LOC117570743 isoform X1, producing MEYLRYAYEKIMGTESSTDGTQVVYDTPRKVVCFGNVLLDRVVKLDDPKVLESYQLELGSKGELDLEIINKIATEAANGSSCLSNPGGSALNTVRILKILGTEAQFFGAIGDDKTGEHLRSIIAERQIEARLQVIEDVHTGQCVCLMHNDNPTLYANIGASSKFSLQQLKHAALHGHETFLRPIERKQILYIEGFFVPHRAEVIEYILRDLVRDRRHLAVNLSAPYIVREHSEEMLNLVKRALFVFGNRQEFEELATAAGCKSVDELGEQLLQAGNPKIILVTNGAKGVQLITNYVAEKSPAGQGVFEEYQGQRVDKVVDATGAGDTFVAGFLHAWLEKRSLSECVRKATDVAAKVVTQVGCNLP from the exons ATGGAGTACCTTCGTTATGCTTATGAGAAAATTATGGGCACTGAAAGCTCGACAGATGGCACGCAAGTTGTCTACGACAC TCCCCGCAAAGTGGTCTGTTTTGGCAATGTGCTTCTAGATCGCGTCGTTAAGTTGGACGATCCCAAAGTGCTTGAAAGTTACCAGCTAGAGCTGGGCTCCAAGGGCGAATTGGATCTGGagatcataaataaaatcgcCACAGAGGCTGCCAACGG CTCCAGCTGTCTCTCCAATCCCGGTGGATCGGCCTTGAACACTGTGCGCATACTCAAAATCTTGGGCACAGAGGCTCAGTTCTTTGGCGCTATTGGTGATGACAAAACAGGGGAGCATCTGCGTTCCATTATTGCCGAGAGACAGATCGAGGCGCGTCTGCAGGTTATTGAGGATGTGCACACGGGACAGTGTGTCTGCCTAATGCACAACGATAATCCCACATTGTATGCCAATATTGGTGCCTCGTCAAAGTTCTCGTTGCAACAGCTGAAGCATGCCGCTCTTCATGGTCATGAAACTTTTCTGCGTCCCATCGAACGCAAACAGATTCTCTACATCGAGGGATTCTTTGTCCCACATCGAGCTGAGGTTATCGAGTATATACTGCGTGATCTGGTGCGGGACCGTCGTCATCTGGCTGTGAATCTCAGTGCACCCTACATAGTGCGGGAACATTCGGAGGAGATGCTTAACTTGGTCAAGCGTGCGCTCTTTGTGTTTGGCAATCGACAGGAGTTCGAGGAGCTGGCCACCGCAGCTGGTTGCAAAAGCGTTGATGAGTTGGGAGAACAACTGCTGCAGGCGGGCAATCCAAAGATCATACTCGTAACCAATGGAGCGAAGGGCGTGCAGTTGATCACCAACTATGTGGCGGAGAAGTCTCCAGCAGGTCAAGGTGTCTTCGAAGAGTACCAAGGACAGCGTGTGGATAAGGTGGTGGATGCCACCGGAGCAGGAGATACGTTTGTCGCTGGCTTTCTGCATGCCTGGCTGGAGAAACGTTCGCTGAGCGAATGTGTGCGTAAGGCCACCGATGTGGCTGCCAAGGTGGTCACCCAGGTGGGCTGTAATCTACCATAG
- the LOC117568649 gene encoding odorant receptor 43a isoform X2 encodes MAENEDIALVAINVRIWRYFSVLYPTAQSNWRKYAFVLPVCLMNVMQFLYLLEMWGDLPAFILNLFFLSAIFNALMRTCLAIWKHKEFEQFLAKLTLLYRQIEASGDEYIQSILFEAVREARRLAVFNLSASFLDITGALIFTLFRQQRAHPFGIALPPLDMQRTPFYEIFYLLQIPTPVVLSMMYMPFVSLFAAFALFGKAMLQILAYKLSCIAEQREEEERYQMLAACIRYHMSIMSYVKEFNMLVTFIIGAEAIIFGSIICLLLFCLNIIDSRTQMISIIMYIATMLYVLFTYYNRANELVIQSSLVSQAVYNVPWYECGMRFRKTLLIFLMQTQRPLEVSPECGSSGSSGLLAGWLGVSFSN; translated from the exons ATGGCAGAGAACGAAGATATTGCATTAGTGGCCATCAATGTGCGCATCTGGAGATACTTTTCAGTGCTATATCCAACGGCACAGAGCAATTGGCGAAAGTACGCGTTTGTGTTGCCTGTTTGCCTGATGAACGTGATGCAATTCCTCTACCTGCTTGAGATGTGGGGCGATTTGCCCGCCTTCATATTAAATCTATTTTTTCTATCGGCCATTTTCAATGCTCTGATGCGCACCTGTTTGGCCATCTGGAAGCACAAAGAATTCGAGCAATTCCTGGCCAAGCTTACGCTCTTGTATCGCCAGATTGAGGCATCAGGCGATGAGTATATCCAGAGCATTCTGTTCGAGGCTGTGCGCGAAGCACGTCGCTTGGCGGTCTTCAATTTGTCGGCCTCCTTTCTGGATATAACGGGTGCATTAATCTTTACATTGTTCCGGCAGCAACGCG CGCATCCTTTTGGCATTGCGTTGCCTCCGCTGGACATGCAGCGTACGCCATTCTACgagattttctatttattgcaaataccCACGCCCGTTGTGCTCTCCATGATGTACATGCCCTTTGTCAGTCTGTTTGCCGCATTTGCGCTCTTTGGCAAAGCGATGCTGCAGATTTTGGCCTATAAATTGTCGTGCATTGCAGAGCaaagggaggaggaggaacgcTATCAAATGCTGGCTGCCTGCATTCGTTATCACATGAGTATTATGAG CTATGTAAAGGAGTTTAATATGCTAGTCACATTTATTATAGGTGCCGAAGCAATTATCTTTGGCTCGATCATCTGTCTGCTGCTCTTCTGTTTGAATATT ATCGACTCGCGAACTCAGATGATCTCGATAATCATGTACATAGCCACGATGCTGTATGTGCTATTCACCTATTACAATCGGGCCAACGAGTTGGTTATTCAG AGCTCACTGGTCTCGCAGGCTGTTTACAATGTGCCCTGGTATGAGTGTGGGATGCGTTTTCGTAAAACTCTCTTGATCTTTCTGATGCAGACGCAAAGGCCTTTGGAGGTGAGTCCTGAGTGTGGTTCGAGTGGTTCAAGTGGTTtgttggctggctggttggGTGTGTCCTTTTCGAATTG A
- the LOC117570743 gene encoding uncharacterized protein LOC117570743 isoform X2: MKNLRYACKKIMSTKTSTDVTQVVCDPPRKVVCFGNVLLDRVVKLDDPKVFESYQLKLGSKGELDLEITIKIAPEAANGSSCLSNPGGSALNTVRILKLLGTEAQFFGAIGDDKTGEHLRSIIAERQIDARLQVIEDMHTGQSLCLMRNDNPTLYTNIGASAKFSVHQLKHAALHSHETFLRPIERKQILYIEGFFVPHRAEVIEYILRDLVRDRRHLAVNLSAPYIVREHSEEMLNLVKRALFVFGNRQEFEELATAAGCKSVDELGEQLLQAGNPKIILVTNGAKGVQLITNYVAEKSPAGQGVFEEYQGQRVDKVVDATGAGDTFVAGFLHAWLEKRSLSECVRKATDVAAKVVTQVGCNLP, translated from the exons ATGAAGAACCTTCGTTATGCGTGTAAGAAAATTATGAGCACTAAAACCTCGACAGATGTCACGCAAGTTGTCTGCGACCC ACCCCGCAAAGTGGTCTGTTTTGGCAATGTGCTTCTAGATCGCGTCGTTAAGTTGGACGATCCCAAAGTGTTTGAGAGTTACCAGCTAAAACTGGGCTCCAAGGGCGAATTGGATCTGGAGATCACAATTAAAATCGCCCCAGAGGCTGCCAACGG CTCCAGCTGCCTCTCCAATCCCGGTGGATCGGCCTTGAACACTGTGCGCATACTCAAGCTCTTGGGCACAGAGGCTCAGTTCTTTGGCGCTATTGGTGATGACAAAACAGGGGAGCATCTGCGTTCCATTATTGCCGAGCGACAGATCGATGCGCGTCTGCAGGTTATTGAGGATATGCACACGGGACAGTCTCTTTGCCTTATGCGCAACGACAATCCCACATTGTATACCAATATTGGCGCTTCTGCGAAGTTCTCGGTGCATCAGCTGAAGCATGCCGCACTTCATAGTCATGAAACTTTTCTGCGTCCCATCGAACGCAAACAGATCCTCTACATCGAGGGATTCTTTGTCCCACATCGAGCTGAG GTTATCGAGTATATACTGCGTGATCTGGTGCGGGACCGTCGTCATCTGGCTGTGAATCTCAGTGCACCCTACATAGTGCGGGAACATTCGGAGGAGATGCTTAACTTGGTCAAGCGTGCGCTCTTTGTGTTTGGCAATCGACAGGAGTTCGAGGAGCTGGCCACCGCAGCTGGTTGCAAAAGCGTTGATGAGTTGGGAGAACAACTGCTGCAGGCGGGCAATCCAAAGATCATACTCGTAACCAATGGAGCGAAGGGCGTGCAGTTGATCACCAACTATGTGGCGGAGAAGTCTCCAGCAGGTCAAGGTGTCTTCGAAGAGTACCAAGGACAGCGTGTGGATAAGGTGGTGGATGCCACCGGAGCAGGAGATACGTTTGTCGCTGGCTTTCTGCATGCCTGGCTGGAGAAACGTTCGCTGAGCGAATGTGTGCGTAAGGCCACCGATGTGGCTGCCAAGGTGGTCACCCAGGTGGGCTGTAATCTACCATAG
- the LOC117568649 gene encoding odorant receptor 43a isoform X1: MAENEDIALVAINVRIWRYFSVLYPTAQSNWRKYAFVLPVCLMNVMQFLYLLEMWGDLPAFILNLFFLSAIFNALMRTCLAIWKHKEFEQFLAKLTLLYRQIEASGDEYIQSILFEAVREARRLAVFNLSASFLDITGALIFTLFRQQRAHPFGIALPPLDMQRTPFYEIFYLLQIPTPVVLSMMYMPFVSLFAAFALFGKAMLQILAYKLSCIAEQREEEERYQMLAACIRYHMSIMSYVKEFNMLVTFIIGAEAIIFGSIICLLLFCLNIIDSRTQMISIIMYIATMLYVLFTYYNRANELVIQSSLVSQAVYNVPWYECGMRFRKTLLIFLMQTQRPLEIRAGNVYPMTLAMFQSLLNASYSYFTTLRGVTNK, encoded by the exons ATGGCAGAGAACGAAGATATTGCATTAGTGGCCATCAATGTGCGCATCTGGAGATACTTTTCAGTGCTATATCCAACGGCACAGAGCAATTGGCGAAAGTACGCGTTTGTGTTGCCTGTTTGCCTGATGAACGTGATGCAATTCCTCTACCTGCTTGAGATGTGGGGCGATTTGCCCGCCTTCATATTAAATCTATTTTTTCTATCGGCCATTTTCAATGCTCTGATGCGCACCTGTTTGGCCATCTGGAAGCACAAAGAATTCGAGCAATTCCTGGCCAAGCTTACGCTCTTGTATCGCCAGATTGAGGCATCAGGCGATGAGTATATCCAGAGCATTCTGTTCGAGGCTGTGCGCGAAGCACGTCGCTTGGCGGTCTTCAATTTGTCGGCCTCCTTTCTGGATATAACGGGTGCATTAATCTTTACATTGTTCCGGCAGCAACGCG CGCATCCTTTTGGCATTGCGTTGCCTCCGCTGGACATGCAGCGTACGCCATTCTACgagattttctatttattgcaaataccCACGCCCGTTGTGCTCTCCATGATGTACATGCCCTTTGTCAGTCTGTTTGCCGCATTTGCGCTCTTTGGCAAAGCGATGCTGCAGATTTTGGCCTATAAATTGTCGTGCATTGCAGAGCaaagggaggaggaggaacgcTATCAAATGCTGGCTGCCTGCATTCGTTATCACATGAGTATTATGAG CTATGTAAAGGAGTTTAATATGCTAGTCACATTTATTATAGGTGCCGAAGCAATTATCTTTGGCTCGATCATCTGTCTGCTGCTCTTCTGTTTGAATATT ATCGACTCGCGAACTCAGATGATCTCGATAATCATGTACATAGCCACGATGCTGTATGTGCTATTCACCTATTACAATCGGGCCAACGAGTTGGTTATTCAG AGCTCACTGGTCTCGCAGGCTGTTTACAATGTGCCCTGGTATGAGTGTGGGATGCGTTTTCGTAAAACTCTCTTGATCTTTCTGATGCAGACGCAAAGGCCTTTGGAG ATAAGAGCTGGCAACGTTTACCCCATGACTTTGGCCATGTTTCAGAGTCTGTTGAATGCATCCTATTCGTACTTTACCACGCTGCGTGGCGTGACCAACAAATGA